One part of the Triplophysa dalaica isolate WHDGS20190420 chromosome 25, ASM1584641v1, whole genome shotgun sequence genome encodes these proteins:
- the ing4 gene encoding inhibitor of growth protein 4, giving the protein MAAGMYLEHYLDSIENLPFELQRNFQLMRDLDKRTEDLKEHIDSLAREYTANARTLASEQKLSLLRQIQQSYGKCKEFGDDKVQLAMQTYEMVDKHIRRLDTDLARFEADLKEKQIESTDYDSASSKSNKSDHRGPKKKEVTRTRSKVKSSDDDCSSKSGQKKVKLSQSAEFSTPAVNFGNVHPSDVLDMPVDPNEPTYCLCHQVSYGEMIGCDNTDCSIEWFHFACVGLTTKPRGKWYCPRCSQERKKK; this is encoded by the exons ATGGCGGCTGGAATGTATCTAGAACACTATCTGGACA GCATAGAGAATCTCCCCTTCGAACTGCAGAGGAACTTCCAGCTGATGCGGGATCTGGATAAGAGAACAGAGG ACCTAAAAGAACACATTGATTCTCTGGCTCGCGAATACACAGCCAACGCTCGGACTCTGGCATCTGAACAGAAGCTGTCGCTGTTAAGACAGATCCAGCAGTCTTATGGGAAGTGTAAAGAGTTTGGAGATGACAAGGTCCAGCTTGCAATGCAGACTTATGAGATG GTGGATAAGCATATCCGGAGGTTGGATACAGACCTGGCTCGCTTTGAGGCTGACCTGAAGGAGAAACAGATAGAGAGCACCGATTATGACTCAGCCTCCAGTAAAAGCAACAAGA gtgaCCATCGTGGACCCAAGAAGAAGGAGGTCACTCGCAccaggtcaaaggtcaagagCTCTGACGATGACTGCAGCTCAAAAAGTGGGCAGAAGAAGGTCAAACTCTCACAAAG CGCCGAGTTTTCCACTCCGGCTGTGAACTTCGGGAACGTGCATCCCTCAGATGTGTTGGACATGCCCGTGGACCCCAATGAACCCACATATTGCCTCTGCCACCAGGTCTCATATGGAGAAATGATTGGCTGTGACAATACAGAC TGTTCTATTGAGTGGTTCCATTTTGCCTGTGTTGGACTGACCACCAAGCCCAGAGGAAAATG GTACTGCCCAAGATGTTCACAAGAGCgaaagaaaaaatga